acatgtgattattcccaaaccGACACGAATTTACCCAAGCCCCACCCAAGCtgaattcaaattgggttggcGTTTTCCAACCCGAGGAATATGACTACGGAAGAACACATCCTTTACATGATTAGAGTTGCAAATACATACACACCAATTACAAACTTATAGAGTAAATAATGCAGGggaattttcacaccgggctcaagtggggtggcctgtgggatacatgggcacacttggggtgggcagccTGTGAGAGGCAAGTCTCACCCGTGTAAGGgtggtggctcatgtgaagcggaacccatgtgaagtggggtccatgaggggggtttggccaaagtcctaacccatgggatgtggcgcctgggctataagataaagggattgattcaccatgctctatcaatttgagcttttagagcaagtggttaattgtcctgcatcgaaGTAGtgtcagagtgggaggtctcgcgttcaagactcctcaccgagggtgatgaatgcaagggcattttcacaccaggctcaagtggggtgacttgtgggatacaggggcacactcggggtgggcagcccgtgtgaggcaggccccacccgtgGGAGGTGAGTGGTACATGTGAAgtagggcccacaaggggggccgaggtcttaacccatggtgtgtggggcatgggctatgaaataaagggattgattcaccatgctctatcaattcaagcttttagagcaaatggttaattgtcataCATCAGTAAAAACTCAAGAATACTTGCAAGAGATCTTTTATTAGTTGAAGCTTTTGTGGTTCTAGcccatttccttctttctttaatTTCACAAAGCAGTTGAGGGATTCCATgcccatcttcctccattttaAGGGAAAGAACAAGGAGAGAACACAAGAATAATGAGAAGGAAAACTGTTTAAATGTGTCTTATCTCAATGGAAAATAGTTATCTGAATGCACGTTCGGCAATACTAAGCAACATGTTGCGAGGACTCAAGCTCGGAAGATAGATCTGGTTGGGATCCATTACGGCATTTTGGTGGGGATCAGCCTATGTTTCTCATTGGTGTtgtaaatagcggtagcgtgttgtgtAGCACTCAGCCCTCTTTAGCACGTAGCACTACACgctacttctattttttaatttaaaaatagaaaaaatataataaatagtgagaaagcgggaaaaaataaaaaatgcctaaaagattattcatttttcAAGTATAAGTATGTTCAAACAAGTAATTAATTGTCATtaatcaaaagccaatccacatatataaccaaattaaatcattatcacatcaataactttctaagcaaaccactttaattaataatgtctaattgaaaaaACAAGTCCCAAgaatgaaaagaaattaaaatcctacaggttaagagtattaagtacaaaatacaattatcatatataatatagtaaaaaaacgtagcgtacgctacatacACTACACGTATGCTACAACACTACACATGCTACGCTTACGCTATGACccttgtagcgtacactacaaggGATTTACGCCATTTGCTAACACTACATAGCGATGCTATTCAAAACACTGTTTCTAATAGCGCATTGGCATCAGCAGGTATCTAATGCAGCAGGGTGAGGATCCAATTCTTGCACCCCTCCTTAGAAATGCATTTTTATGACTGACAATATGAGGAccttattttaataaaattttctcttatccatcaaaaATTAACAATATGAGGAccttattttaataaaatttctctTATCCGTCAAAAATAGTATCAGGACCTTGCTTTCCTTTGTCAAGGGTTCTTTTAGCTATATTATGGGCAAGGCCAATGCCATAGCAATGACGTTTCTTAAAGATAGATTTAGCAGGAATAGGCTTTACAATAGGAAGTGCCCATCCATTATCTCAGTGGATGTTTGTCTTTCTTGCCCTTTTTAACTTTTTCATGTACCaaaaatttatgaatgaaattaAATCAGAAGATAATGCACAGCGAATCCAATCTGAAACTATGCAAATATCATATATAATGatgtaataattatatatataagatgCACAGTTGCTAAACAACCAAACGATCAAAATTAAACAACAGTAGCTAAGAAAATCTTAGGCCAATACCGGGAAAGCTAAGTCAAGCAGTGCCGTTTGGTTGCTTGCCAATTTTGTAAAAAGAAGCCCACCAGGATGTGACTGCACAATACAATAGTATCAGGAAAAAGGGGTAGAAATAGAAGGCACAAAGATATTCTTCTACGCCAAAAGAACTTGCCAAAAACAAAGGCCAAAGAATTTCAATAAACATTCTGAAAGCAAATTAACAAAGTGCAGACAACGTATCCTTCTCCACCTTCTCCTTACGGCCGTCTATGAGAGTATGGGAACCAATCACAACAACACCCTCTGGTAGATTCTCAAGATTTCTCCTGAAAGTTGCATGTGCATCTGGATTGCCTGCGATAGACTTCTCTATGTCTTTCATAAACAATATCAAAGGACCTCTTTTACTTTCACTGGACAGAACCTAGGAAGCATAAGAAGGCaattaacatttaaaaaaaaaaaacagagagaaagagagagagacaaacaATGACCCTGAAAAATATCACACGATCTGGACAGTAAAGGCACAACAGAGCACACCTCGAACAGTTCATTAGTGGCAAGCTTGTCAATACCATCACCTCCAGAACTATCTGGACGGAGTAAATCAGCTGCCAAGTACAAAATAAGATGGATTGTTTTAACACACAGCATTAAGTAGAAACTAAACCATGCAAAAGAACAAATAGAAGGGGCCAAGAAACGTTTcattagaaagaaaagaaaggacaTCTCAGAAAAGGGAATCACCAGAGCAATAGAAACCATGATCTTCTTCACAAATGCCACCAAGATTGTTACCTTCTGGTATTGCTTTATCAAATCTAACTCCAACTTTAGGGGATCCATTATCGTCAAAAGCAAAGACTACTTTACCTCGATAACCATAAGTGGGGCCCCTGCAAATAACACAACCCACGCACAGAAATTACCTGAGTTGAGTATAAATAATTCTGGCAGACAAGTACAGTGGACATCAAGCTTtactctttcctttcttttatttctattttgttgAAAGACAACaattatattattatgaaaaaggtaatatacacacacagagagagagagagagagagcatcactctttctttttcttttctttttttgacagGTAACGAGTATTTTTATAGAAAGAAAGAGGGCATCACTCTTGGATTGGAAAAAGGACCTTCCCCCCAGCACTCAACAATTTGCTACTACACCACGAGAATCCTTGTGTTTCCTAAACGCATGTAACAATCCTCCCTTTGGTCTTTTGAAAGATAACATCATACACTTCAGCTCCTACTACAAAACATCCTTTTGTTAAGTTATTTCCATATCAACCACAGCCCGGTAAGCATGGTTAGACACCACAGCACTTTTCTCCTCTTGGTCTCTTACCCCCAACAAGCACCCTACAACCAATTCCACGCACTGCAGAAGCAGCAATGGACCCTGACATCACCCAGAGTCCCAAAGTGGGCAAGGAGCCTGAGCCAGAGCACCCTTGCAAAATCACAGTGCATGAACAAGGATCCACCATTACCTTACTATGAAGACAGAATAACAACAAGCCAAACAAAGGAGACCATTCAATGACAGTGATAATTCCAAATCTGAAATGTCAGAGTCCACTCATCTCTACTCTCTTCCCCCCGACATACTGAAGAGATACGACTTCACAGAGAAGGTCTCTGTCTCCCCAATACTCTACCACCAAGCATCCCTTCATCAGAGTGTCATATTCCACAAATTCAAGAGGCCCATGCAACCTAGAAACTTCGCAATTTCACCATTGTAATGCATCTAGTAGTATGATTATAATATGAAGTGTGGTTTCTGGTATGAAGCATACGCCTCAAATCACTTGTGCTAATTGTCCAAGGTTTATGGCTTTATGCTTCATGAGGTATAGCATGCCTTTCAACACCAATTAAAAGAACAAAATTCAAGACGAGGGTAAATGATGCTATCAATGTCAAATGTATAGCCCACATAATATTGAAAAGGCTATTTCCCCCTAAAAGTGAGCTTGTTGAAAGAACTCTTGACAAGGTTAAATTTCAATGATCCCCTTCACATCTCTAGAAGAAAAAGTGAGCAGGAGTAGATTGCACCAAAATAGAGCAAATTACAGAATCATAAGAAAATTGTGCACCTTACAACACAGGCACATGCAAGAAGAGAAGGTACCTTTGAGAAGCATGAAGAGGAGGAAATCCAGATGAATGTAGTGGACCCACATATCTTACTCTATCACCTGAAAATATCGCAAACGATTATGTAAGAACATACGTGATACAAatagaatacatcaaaaaaataaaaaagaagaaaagaaaaagaagtcacTAGCTAAAACAATAAGCAAAATGTGCTGGACACAAGAACTAGCATGCCTGTTTTGAATGTGTACATCTTGGATGATGCCGTCGATAACTCCTGCTTCGGTAGAGACTGAGAATTAAATGTAGATGTGCCCACAATATCAGCCTCTATGCTAGAAGCTGGTCTCCTGGGGTTTATATTACCTGCCTGTCCAACTCGGTGTTTAGCAAAAGTGCCTGTTTTTTCTGTCCTGTGACCTTCTTTCAGGGATTCTGAATCCTTCATAGATTGTCCCTGAAGTCATTCATTTAAGTGTGTAAGGTAAATACTAACTATGCAACAGCTTGCAAGTTAACTTCTCTAGATTTAGCTGTGAATTCCTCAACCAAATACTGTAGAGGAGATAACATGAATGTGTCCATCTGTCAGAACATCTCTAAATAGAAATCTCAGGCAGCTTACCCCGGGTAACAAGAGAGAATCAAGTATAAGCAATCTAACACCAAAATGTTTGGCAAGTGCCTTTACCAAGGTTTCTTGGTATATTTCAGATCCTGTGAGAGGGTCaacaggaaaaataaaaaatgctgtcagcatagaaaggaaaaaagaacaaaTCAGATTGATAACACAATGGTGAAAGACTGAAATAAACCTCTAAAATGGCAGCAATACCTGCAGGACCCGATAACAATATCCGTGGGCTTACAGTAGGGAGGTCTGGTGTGTATTTTGCAAATTCCTTATGCTTCAAGTGTATATATGTGGCTGAAATCAACACATTTTTCGTATTCTCACTGCGCCAATACAAAATTTAGATGTGACCAGAATCAATAGGAGCTCATGGCAAAACCAAACCATGCTGAAAATGATTTTATATGAGTTAAAAGGACTGCAACGTTAGTCAAGAAAACAATGTATATCTACATGTGGCAATCACACATGATGTGTATGGGCTTGAATGTCAGGTATTTtgcattttttggttaatattaCTGATTGTAATAgccaaatcaaaaataaaaaatgataccaatgaaaacaatttttttttctttctttctgaaGGATCCAAAGAAAACAAGCATACCATGAATACACATTATGCCTTCAAAGTAGAAGGTCGCATTGGCATGAGCAAACATTCCAATTAAGAAGAGAGGAACCATATGAAGAAGGGGTGCAAAGCTTGTCTCACTAGGAACATATGACGATGTGGCCACAAAATATTTACCATAtagacatggtcccaaaaatataATTATCCAAGAAAGAGGCCAAAAGAGACTGCTGATTCATAAAACCAAGCCGTCAAGTAGCTAAAATGGGAAcagtatctttttttctttttcttaaaaaaagaaatgcatttttgGAAACCAAACTAAATACAAGAAACCCAAGGGCACATAAAAAGGAGGTCGGGGTAAACCTAAGAAGTGGTTTCATAATACACAGGGAAAGACTGTTCAACTCTGTAATTACTGTTCTGAAGTTGGTCCAAAGCTCCAACTATGAGTTTGCTTCTTATGGACACAGGAAACATGATGGCATCAATATTAGCAATCAAGATGGAACCTACAAAGTACCTCCTTGCTAGTTACAACTCCACATAATGATTCCAAGGTATTCAAAGACAGttatgtaacagccgttacagcccCATAATGTGTAATGGTTCAAGCATTACGTCACGGTAATGGTGGGAACCGATATGCATTACAtggccgtaacagctgttacaaaaaaaaaaaaaaaacaaacaagcccataacagccattacagccctGTAACGGCCCATTACGGGGCcgatacaattttttttaatggctgAACAGTCCATATCTTTATGGTTAACCGTTATGATTACCTTGATTGATTCCCATAACCTAACACAAACCAACATGAATGATATACATACAATGATATTGCTGCTATATACATTAAAATGATAAACAAAACAAGTACCAATCCTTGCccaagtggtagactctgaggagtttcaacacgaggtcttgggtttgaaacccataggtgatgaaatcccactaGGGCGAGCGTGGGCGTGTGGCGGGTGCATGTGTAGAATAAAAAAAGTAGGAATGAAAAGAAGGATGTGTGGTAACATTTCATTTGATGCATTATGTATGGAAGCTGACAAGATTACACAACAGAGGAGCTGTGAAGGATGAGACTAACTACAAAGACATTGACAGAAAGTAACAACAAATTTTCAAGACAAGCACGATTAGAGGAATTGATTAAGCACTGTAAAAGCAACTGATGAAGAAGTCCATAGGAAGGCCATATGGAAACAAAATATTGCACCTCAGATAGTAAGGAAAATCATCAAAGGAGACTTGGATATCACTGCCGTTGAGAATGCCTTGTTGTAAACTATCCTTGCAAGCTTGGCATCTGGTCGAGGGCAAAACAGTTGACAAATCAAAATCCTTGAGGAATGCCATCCTCCTACCAAAAGCTTTGACCAAGCGACCATTCACATCCAACTCAGAAGCAGATGACCGAGCAAGCAAATGCAGAAGTGGTCTCAATTCATAACTAGTCCGAGAAATCTTTCCTATTTCCTCATCTAGAGGTGCATCCAAACCAATGCCATCAAGATTGAAGGTTTCATTGGCAGCAAGGTCAGATGAGAGAGCGGCAGCTTTGTCACTAGAAGGAACACTAGCCCCTGCTTTCTGTTCAGAACTACCTTTCTTAACGTGGCAATTGACGTAAAGGTCTGGAATACAGCTGTCTGATGCTGCACATGTGGAAGGCAGTGAAGCCCTTTCCAATTCTTGTTGGATATCATCATTGTTTGGGGTGGCTGCTGAGGGAAGAACTTTCAAATCTTTTCTTGATAGAGATGCCAATATCGAGGCTCCTGCAACAGCTGAAGGATCTCTTGACCTTGATTCAAGGTGAATTTCTTCAATAGGTGCACTCTGATTTCCTGTTATTCTAACTGACGAAGGAGCAGCTGGAGTAGTTAAGTTCTCATTTGTGAGTTgctgaaaaatctgaaattttgttAAGGAATCTGCTTTTCTTGTACGGAATGGATAAATTTAATTAAAAGTGAGTTTCCATGTTATGATAAATAGTCAACATTAAAATAACTCATAGTTTGCATAGGATGAGGATACATATGCATGATCGCCAGTGCCGGAAGAACTAAAAACCACTTCATCCCCTCCGCTGAGGGTAATAGTCGAATTTTTCTCAATGATCTTTCCATTTACTTGGACAACACCCTTACTCCCAGAGATTTTAAGCAAGGCAATTGATGCACCTTCATGCTGTCCATgagaattaaaaaagaaagaaaaaaaaaaagaaagaaagatatgaCAATCCATATCAGCAAAATCAATCAAAAGTCACGTATATCATTGCCATGATTGGTATTTACTTGCAAATCAGGCAATCCATCATAGTAGTGAATAGATGCAAGTACATTTGACATGGTACCTCTACATGACTCAATTTACATAGAACTGTACTGATAGATGGGTCACTCAATGATAAATTGCATTGCCGACTTTGACCCACAGTGAAAGGAGAGTGGCTGATAAGCAGGTGAGGATTCTGgataaaaacaaataaacaaagttTAGAtatcattgaaaagcaaaaggggagagagagagagagagagagaggaccgacAAGCATAAACCAACCATTAAACAAATTTGTACATAACTGATCTATTAACATAAAGAAACAAAAATGTCAAGAAAGGAACTGGTGTTGCCAAATACAAAGAGTAACTATAGATACACCTTCCCAAACAAGACTATCAAAACACTTTGGTTTTTGATAAGCAGAAAACCACTTGAACAATAAGGCTATGAGTACAAGCATCCAATAATACTGGGTAGGAGTTCCAAGAGCAAAGAGAAAAGGATGCCATGCCATCATTATCTAGTGAGCCAACATTTTTGCCTCCACAGGCGCATGACGAAAAAAGAGTTTAGATTCAACACCAACTCCCTCACCACATTCAAATTAAAAGTCTCCAGGACTCCTTAGTGGAACTGCAAGCATTCTCTATCACCAGGCCAGAAGAGGAGTCCCTGTAAAAGCTTTAGTTGTTTCTGTAATGGCTAAAGTTTCTGCTTCATTAGAATCCCTCATCCCTGACAGCCCCTTTTGTTACTTATAGAAAATTGGATGTCTCTTTTTTTACTTATAGAACTCCATCAACGCTAGAATTTGCCAGATGACTTCTGGAGCTTACGCCAAACAAACAATTCGACCACTTATCCACATGCTTGATCTTATTCCTTCTTACAATCCAACCATTCCTTTCATGCTACCGTACTCCAATCTTTTTTCAAGGCACAGCAATGCTATGTTCATGGATTCCTGAATCTTGATGCATCCATGCCTTAAATGGCGAGTATCACCATCCCTAACTTGCACGTCTTTGATGTTTTCAATCATTTTACACATTTGGCATGCTAACATCTTCAAAGCCATGTTATCCCTTCCCTTCACAAAGCCCCACAACATTGATAGGAAGTATTCCCCACAGCAATGCATCCAACCTCTAGCTTTGAAAGGGCCGGTAGCCAGCCCCACCAGTTCATCCACTGACATTTAACAAAGGACCAATGAATTCCAAAGAGCTAGAAAGAATACAAAACAGAGTTGCATGAAGCGTGAACCAAAGCAACATGAGATTTGAGTGGATGACTGGAGAAGCTTTTGTTTTAAAATGCTTTCAAATATAAACAAGTACGAAGCAAGAGTGAGAGCGTGAGTCCAGTTAGAAGGATCGTGCAACTAAGGGACCAAATTTCTAAAGGTGCAAGACCTACAAGATCCAACTTTGGATGAAAGATTACTGCCCATTTACCATCCTTCCTTTAAATAGACGGCACACCATCTTCCAAAAGCTACACCTCACCCCAATATGTTGAGACTATAGTGATATGGGAATTTCTCACAGACTCCAATGCGACTGATGCTTTCTATAGATGAATGCCAAATAGGCAAGTACTCTGGCAACCTCATTCACAAATGGCCAACTCATGACTAGTCTTAACCGCCTTGCCATCGCTCAAACaaatatatccacattgtccacatTGTGAAACAATTCATACCACTTCCTCAACCCCCGACCTCAATGTAGCTTGCAACATCATCCAACAGACCATAGCATGTACAAGACTTGGTCTTCTTATGCAATCCTTTTTCCGCATTGGTTTTCATAAGGCGACGCCCATTAATCTTGAATATCTGATCATTTTCAAACCTCCACTGATTTCTAATGATTTCTACTGATTTTATTGGCAAGCCTATAGCAAGGAACAACCCATTGCCTCAAAATCAAGTGTGGAATATGGGTATGAGCCATTGTCATTAACCTTTCCTGAGGAGTTTCCATTCCATGCTTTCTCTTTGACAAGTTGCTCACCTCTCCTATCCTACACCTTTCTCCACTGATTCTCAAACTGCTCCAGATCCAGCCTACTGCACACAAACCAGGCATATACAGATGGATTATCATTTAACTGGGGAGAATTTAAAAGTTATTCCATTGCTCCCCAC
This DNA window, taken from Magnolia sinica isolate HGM2019 chromosome 14, MsV1, whole genome shotgun sequence, encodes the following:
- the LOC131225904 gene encoding uncharacterized protein LOC131225904 isoform X2 produces the protein MVSTRSSSASSKHPLNLTSPNTKRSKMDIPPPPDDAGNTSCTLQSDLSSLQEGPQLPSDPTPVSVLKEKSNQGTDRCGEPALSVCSLADVERLPEETMSDSALKRLQKVAVAKFRSNIAWGKLLSQCPKNPHLLISHSPFTVGQSRQCNLSLSDPSISTVLCKLSHVEGQHEGASIALLKISGSKGVVQVNGKIIEKNSTITLSGGDEVVFSSSGTGDHAYIFQQLTNENLTTPAAPSSVRITGNQSAPIEEIHLESRSRDPSAVAGASILASLSRKDLKVLPSAATPNNDDIQQELERASLPSTCAASDSCIPDLYVNCHVKKGSSEQKAGASVPSSDKAAALSSDLAANETFNLDGIGLDAPLDEEIGKISRTSYELRPLLHLLARSSASELDVNGRLVKAFGRRMAFLKDFDLSTVLPSTRCQACKDSLQQGILNGSDIQVSFDDFPYYLSENTKNVLISATYIHLKHKEFAKYTPDLPTVSPRILLSGPAGSEIYQETLVKALAKHFGVRLLILDSLLLPGGQSMKDSESLKEGHRTEKTGTFAKHRVGQAGNINPRRPASSIEADIVGTSTFNSQSLPKQELSTASSKMYTFKTGDRVRYVGPLHSSGFPPLHASQRGPTYGYRGKVVFAFDDNGSPKVGVRFDKAIPEGNNLGGICEEDHGFYCSADLLRPDSSGGDGIDKLATNELFEVLSSESKRGPLILFMKDIEKSIAGNPDAHATFRRNLENLPEGVVVIGSHTLIDGRKEKSHPGGLLFTKLASNQTALLDLAFPDNLSRLHERSKEIPKTMKQLTKLFPNKVTIQPPQDESLLSNWKQQLDRDVETLRAKSNILNIHSVLNRNGLECSDLETLCIKDQALSNESVEKVVGWALSYHLMNNTEVSAKDAKIVISSESIKYGLNILQAIHSESTCLKKSLKDVITENDFEKRLLGDVIPPSDIGVTFDDIGALENVKDTLKELVMLPLQRPELFCKGQLAKPCKGILLFGPPGTGKTMLAKAVATEAGANFINISMSSITSKWFGEGEKYVKAVFSLASKIAPSVVFVDEVDSMLGRRENPGEHEAMRKMKNEFMVNWDGLRTKDKERVLVLAATNRPFDLDEAVIRRLPRRLMVNLPDAPNRETILKVILAKEDLAPDVDLEALANMTDGYSGSDLKNLCVAAAHRPIREILEKEKKERSLALAEDRPLPVLHSSADIRALNTNDFRHAHEQVCASVSSESTNMSELLQWNELYGEGGSRKKSALSYFM
- the LOC131225904 gene encoding uncharacterized protein LOC131225904 isoform X3, which produces MVSTRSSSASSKHPLNLTSPNTKRSKMDIPPPPDDAGNTSCTLQSDLSSLQEGPQLPSDPTPVSVLKEKSNQGTDRCGEPALSSSLDVERLPEETMSDSALKRLQKVAVAKFRSNIAWGKLLSQCPKNPHLLISHSPFTVGQSRQCNLSLSDPSISTVLCKLSHVEGQHEGASIALLKISGSKGVVQVNGKIIEKNSTITLSGGDEVVFSSSGTGDHAYIFQQLTNENLTTPAAPSSVRITGNQSAPIEEIHLESRSRDPSAVAGASILASLSRKDLKVLPSAATPNNDDIQQELERASLPSTCAASDSCIPDLYVNCHVKKGSSEQKAGASVPSSDKAAALSSDLAANETFNLDGIGLDAPLDEEIGKISRTSYELRPLLHLLARSSASELDVNGRLVKAFGRRMAFLKDFDLSTVLPSTRCQACKDSLQQGILNGSDIQVSFDDFPYYLSENTKNVLISATYIHLKHKEFAKYTPDLPTVSPRILLSGPAGSEIYQETLVKALAKHFGVRLLILDSLLLPGGQSMKDSESLKEGHRTEKTGTFAKHRVGQAGNINPRRPASSIEADIVGTSTFNSQSLPKQELSTASSKMYTFKTGDRVRYVGPLHSSGFPPLHASQRGPTYGYRGKVVFAFDDNGSPKVGVRFDKAIPEGNNLGGICEEDHGFYCSADLLRPDSSGGDGIDKLATNELFEVLSSESKRGPLILFMKDIEKSIAGNPDAHATFRRNLENLPEGVVVIGSHTLIDGRKEKSHPGGLLFTKLASNQTALLDLAFPDNLSRLHERSKEIPKTMKQLTKLFPNKVTIQPPQDESLLSNWKQQLDRDVETLRAKSNILNIHSVLNRNGLECSDLETLCIKDQALSNESVEKVVGWALSYHLMNNTEVSAKDAKIVISSESIKYGLNILQAIHSESTCLKKSLKDVITENDFEKRLLGDVIPPSDIGVTFDDIGALENVKDTLKELVMLPLQRPELFCKGQLAKPCKGILLFGPPGTGKTMLAKAVATEAGANFINISMSSITSKWFGEGEKYVKAVFSLASKIAPSVVFVDEVDSMLGRRENPGEHEAMRKMKNEFMVNWDGLRTKDKERVLVLAATNRPFDLDEAVIRRLPRRLMVNLPDAPNRETILKVILAKEDLAPDVDLEALANMTDGYSGSDLKNLCVAAAHRPIREILEKEKKERSLALAEDRPLPVLHSSADIRALNTNDFRHAHEQVCASVSSESTNMSELLQWNELYGEGGSRKKSALSYFM
- the LOC131225904 gene encoding uncharacterized protein LOC131225904 isoform X1, with amino-acid sequence MVSTRSSSASSKHPLNLTSPNTKRSKMDIPPPPDDAGNTSCTLQSDLSSLQEGPQLPSDPTPVSVLKEKSNQGTDRCGEPALSSSLVCSLADVERLPEETMSDSALKRLQKVAVAKFRSNIAWGKLLSQCPKNPHLLISHSPFTVGQSRQCNLSLSDPSISTVLCKLSHVEGQHEGASIALLKISGSKGVVQVNGKIIEKNSTITLSGGDEVVFSSSGTGDHAYIFQQLTNENLTTPAAPSSVRITGNQSAPIEEIHLESRSRDPSAVAGASILASLSRKDLKVLPSAATPNNDDIQQELERASLPSTCAASDSCIPDLYVNCHVKKGSSEQKAGASVPSSDKAAALSSDLAANETFNLDGIGLDAPLDEEIGKISRTSYELRPLLHLLARSSASELDVNGRLVKAFGRRMAFLKDFDLSTVLPSTRCQACKDSLQQGILNGSDIQVSFDDFPYYLSENTKNVLISATYIHLKHKEFAKYTPDLPTVSPRILLSGPAGSEIYQETLVKALAKHFGVRLLILDSLLLPGGQSMKDSESLKEGHRTEKTGTFAKHRVGQAGNINPRRPASSIEADIVGTSTFNSQSLPKQELSTASSKMYTFKTGDRVRYVGPLHSSGFPPLHASQRGPTYGYRGKVVFAFDDNGSPKVGVRFDKAIPEGNNLGGICEEDHGFYCSADLLRPDSSGGDGIDKLATNELFEVLSSESKRGPLILFMKDIEKSIAGNPDAHATFRRNLENLPEGVVVIGSHTLIDGRKEKSHPGGLLFTKLASNQTALLDLAFPDNLSRLHERSKEIPKTMKQLTKLFPNKVTIQPPQDESLLSNWKQQLDRDVETLRAKSNILNIHSVLNRNGLECSDLETLCIKDQALSNESVEKVVGWALSYHLMNNTEVSAKDAKIVISSESIKYGLNILQAIHSESTCLKKSLKDVITENDFEKRLLGDVIPPSDIGVTFDDIGALENVKDTLKELVMLPLQRPELFCKGQLAKPCKGILLFGPPGTGKTMLAKAVATEAGANFINISMSSITSKWFGEGEKYVKAVFSLASKIAPSVVFVDEVDSMLGRRENPGEHEAMRKMKNEFMVNWDGLRTKDKERVLVLAATNRPFDLDEAVIRRLPRRLMVNLPDAPNRETILKVILAKEDLAPDVDLEALANMTDGYSGSDLKNLCVAAAHRPIREILEKEKKERSLALAEDRPLPVLHSSADIRALNTNDFRHAHEQVCASVSSESTNMSELLQWNELYGEGGSRKKSALSYFM